One genomic window of Punica granatum isolate Tunisia-2019 chromosome 1, ASM765513v2, whole genome shotgun sequence includes the following:
- the LOC116195540 gene encoding subtilisin-like protease SBT4.14: protein MSSKETKFAFLSCGRHITLFILMISSFAIAAVTGEEDKRFFIVYLGEATRETRELAAQAHLDVLSTLKGREDEARESLVYSYTKSFNAFAAKLSEDEAEELSNMDEVVSVFPNQYHQLHTTKSWDFIGFPQNARRKLEVENEIIVGLLDTGITPQSESFSDKGFGPPPSKWKGTCDHYANFSGCNNKIIGARYFKLDGGPAPGDILSPVDVNGHGTHTSSTLAGNVVPDADLFGLAKGTARGAVPSARVAVYKVCWAGVGCADMDILAAFEAAIHDGVDVISISIGGAAPSYLKDTIAIGSFHAMRKGIVTVASAGNKGPDLGSVANHAPWLVTVAASGIDRQFQSKVELGNGKTVIGVGINAFEPKQKLFLLVSGADVGRNSSVIDARYCSENSMDSAKVKGKLVYCRLSTWGADSVVKGIGGVGAIIESPEYLDTAEIFMAPATIVNASVGDSIDEYIHTTRSPSAVIYRTEEVQAPAPFIASFSSRGPNPGSQRLLKPDIAAPGVDILASYTPMKTLTGLKGDTQYAKFTLMSGTSMACPHVAGIAAYVKSFHPSWSPAAIKSAIITTAKPMSRRMNSEGEFAFGAGQVNPTRALSPGLVYDMDEMNYIQFLCHEGYRGSSLSVLVGPTPINCSSLLPGLGYDTLNYPTMQMSVTTDGQVGVFRRTVTNVGPAQAVYNATIRGPKGVSINVKPMSLSFSRAHQKRSFKVVVRAGPLRSSQMVSGSIIWKSPRHVVRSPVVIYGE, encoded by the exons ATGTCTTCAAAGGAAACCAAGTTCGCCTTCTTGTCCTGTGGTCGCCACATTACTTTGTTCATATTGATGATCAGTTCTTTTGCCATTGCTGCTGTAACTGGGGAAGAAGATAAG AGGTTTTTCATTGTGTACCTGGGGGAAGCTACCCGGGAGACGAGGGAATTAGCAGCTCAAGCTCACCTTGACGTCCTCTCAACTTTGAAGGGAAG GGAAGACGAAGCAAGAGAATCATTAGTCTACAGCTACACGAAAAGCTTCAATGCATTTGCAGCGAAACTGTCCGAGGATGAGGCTGAAGAGTTATCAA ACATGGACGAGGTTGTCTCGGTTTTTCCCAATCAGTACCACCAGCTCCACACCACAAAATCGTGGGACTTCATTGGGTTTCCTCAAAATGCAAGGAGGAAACTGGAAGTCGAGAACGAAATCATCGTGGGTCTACTTGACACAG GGATTACTCCACAATCTGAGAGCTTCTCAGACAAGGGATTTGGTCCTCCTCCTTCCAAATGGAAAGGAACTTGCGACCACTATGCAAATTTTTCTGGATGCAACAA CAAGATCATCGGAGCAAGATACTTCAAGCTAGACGGAGGCCCAGCCCCCGGTGACATCCTCTCCCCCGTCGACGTCAACGGCCATGGCACCCACACCTCCTCCACCCTGGCTGGGAACGTCGTCCCCGATGCCGACCTATTCGGCCTCGCGAAAGGCACCGCTAGGGGGGCCGTCCCATCCGCCCGGGTGGCCGTATACAAGGTCTGCTGGGCCGGCGTCGGCTGTGCCGACATGGACATCCTGGCCGCATTTGAGGCCGCCATCCACGACGGAGTCGATGTCATCTCTATATCCATCGGAGGCGCTGCCCCTAGCTACCTTAAGGACACCATAGCGATAGGTTCGTTCCACGCCATGAGGAAGGGCATCGTGACGGTGGCGTCGGCCGGGAACAAAGGGCCCGACCTCGGGAGCGTGGCTAACCACGCGCCTTGGCTGGTGACGGTGGCTGCGAGTGGGATTGATCGGCAGTTCCAGAGTAAAGTGGAGTTGGGTAATGGGAAGACGGTCATC GGTGTCGGAATAAATGCATTCGAGCCGAAGCAGAAACTGTTTCTTCTTGTTAGTGGGGCAGATGTGGGCCGAAATTCAAGTGTTATCGATGCAAG GTACTGTTCAGAGAACTCGATGGACTCTGCTAAAGTAAAGGGGAAGCTTGTATACTGCAGATTATCGACGTGGGGTGCCGATTCTGTAGTTAAAGGGATTGGCGGGGTTGGGGCCATCATCGAGAGCCCTGAGTACCTAGATACTGCCGAGATTTTCATGGCTCCAGCCACTATAGTGAATGCCAGCGTTGGCGACTCGATTGATGAATACATTCACACCACAAG ATCTCCGTCAGCAGTCATTTATAGGACTGAGGAAGTTCAAGCTCCGGCTCCTTTCATCGCTTCGTTTTCATCTAGAGGCCCGAACCCTGGATCTCAACGCCTGCTCAAG CCGGACATAGCTGCACCTGGTGTTGACATTTTGGCATCGTACACCCCGATGAAGACACTGACAGGGTTAAAAGGGGACACCCAGTACGCAAAGTTCACTCTCATGTCGGGAACTTCGATGGCGTGCCCTCATGTTGCTGGGATTGCTGCTTATGTTAAGTCATTCCACCCGAGTTGGTCTCCTGCTGCGATCAAATCGGCTATAATCACCACAG cAAAACCGATGAGCCGAAGAATGAACAGCGAGGGAGAGTTTGCCTTTGGAGCAGGCCAAGTGAACCCCACGCGGGCACTTAGCCCCGGCCTAGTCTACGACATGGATGAGATGAACTACATCCAGTTCCTCTGCCACGAGGGCTACAGAGGGTCCTCCCTGTCAGTCCTCGTTGGCCCCACACCCATAAACTGTTCATCCCTCCTTCCGGGGCTCGGATACGACACCCTCAACTATCCGACAATGCAGATGAGCGTGACAACAGATGGCCAGGTAGGCGTGTTCCGGAGGACAGTCACGAATGTAGGCCCAGCACAGGCCGTGTACAATGCCACCATTCGGGGTCCCAAGGGAGTGAGCATCAATGTGAAGCCCATGAGCCTGTCCTTCTCGAGGGCACACCAGAAGAGGAGCTTTAAGGTTGTCGTGAGGGCTGGACCTCTGAGAAGCTCACAGATGGTGTCTGGTTCAATCATTTGGAAGAGCCCAAGACATGTTGTGAGGAGTCCTGTTGTTATTTATGGAGagtga
- the LOC116206063 gene encoding glycine-rich cell wall structural protein 2-like, translating into MFVLRNLMQLVGYFLLSGLFCVEGSRGKRFLTDDQGLSGGLIGGYQGGKGGGGIGVGGSGGYGSIGGAGGGGGGGGIAAGGYGNGGGGNGGGIGGGSGGGGGSFGGSGGPGYGGGMGQGDGYGAGGGSGGAWGNGRYGSGGGGGGGGGFGSGYGSGYDNGRGRGGGGSGSGSGSGASGGYGQGGGEGFGYGKKEYGEGH; encoded by the coding sequence ATGTTTGTCCTAAGGAATCTCATGCAGCTGGTTGGGTACTTCTTGTTGTCGGGGCTCTTTTGTGTAGAGGGTAGCAGGGGAAAGAGGTTTCTGACCGATGATCAGGGCCTTTCCGGAGGTTTAATAGGAGGCTACCAAGGTGGCAAAGGCGGCGGTGGGATAGGTGTTGGTGGCAGCGGTGGCTATGGCAGTATTGGTGGCGCTGGCGGTGGTGGAGGTGGCGGCGGTATTGCAGCTGGAGGCTATGGCAACGGTGGTGGCGGAAATGGAGGTGGTATAGGTGGCGGTAGTGGTGGAGGAGGGGGCAGCTTTGGAGGCAGTGGAGGTCCAGGATATGGCGGTGGTATGGGCCAAGGGGATGGGTATGGTGCAGGTGGTGGCAGCGGTGGTGCATGGGGCAACGGCAGGTATGGATCTGgtggcggaggaggaggaggaggaggcttTGGCAGCGGGTATGGCTCGGGATATGATAATGGTAGGGGTAGAGGTGGCGGAGGCAGTGGCAGCGGCAGCGGCAGCGGGGCCAGCGGAGGGTACGGGCAAGGCGGAGGAGAAGGTTTTGGCTATGGTAAGAAGGAATATGGTGAAGGCCATTGA